The genomic window AGAAAACTTAACTATTCAAGATATAGTAAAAGTTGCGGTAATGGGAGAAAAGGTACAACTTTCACCCGAATCCATACAAAAGATCCAAAAATCCAGGGAGTATGTGGAGCAAATCATACAAAAAGACGATATAGTTTACGGTGTGACAACAGGATTTGGGAAATTCTGTAATGTGGTCATATCTCCGGAAGATACCAGAAAGCTCCAGCTAAATCTTATTAGGAGCCATTCCGTAGGAATCGGTGAGTATTTCCCTGAAGAAGTGGTGAGGGCTATGATGCTTTTAAGGATAAATGCTCTTGCCAAAGGGTATTCGGGTATAAGGCTTTCTACATTGCAAACTTTGCTGGATATGCTAAATAAAGGGGTAATACCCCGGGTGCCAAGTCAGGGGTCACTGGGAGCCAGTGGCGACCTTGTTCCTTTGGCACATATGGTTCTTGTAATGATCGGTGAAGGTGAAGCAGTGTATAAAGGAGAAGTCTTGCCCGGGGAAAAGGTGATGGAAATAGCAGGAATAAAGCCCATATCTCTGGAAGCTAAGGAAGGCCTTGCCCTCATCAACGGCACTCAGGCTATGTCGGCAGTGGGGAGTTTGGCCCTGGCTAAAGCTGTCAATCTTTCCAAAACTGCCGATATTTGTGGGGCTTTGAATCTTGAGGCTTTAAACGGCATCATAGACGCATTTGATGAAAAGGTACAGGCGGTAAGGCCACATTCCGGACAAAAGTTATGCGCCGCCAACATAAAAAAGTTGCTGGAAGGCAGTGAATTTATTACCAGACAGGGTGAGTTTAAAGTCCAGGATGCTTATGTTTTGCGCTGCATGCCCCAGGTCCATGGAGCAGTGAAAGATGCCCTCTCCCATGTGAAAAATGTTATAGAAATTGAAATAAATTCCGCCACTGATAATCCCCTTATTTTCCCCGATGATGGCAGAGTAATTTCCGGCGGAAATTTCCATGGAGAACCTGTGGCCATAAATATGGATTATATGGGTATAGCCGTTTCAGAACTAGCCAGTATATCCGAGCGTCGCATAGAGCGTCTGGTGAATCCCAACTTAAATGAAGGCTTGCCCGCTTTTTTGACCGGAAACGGCGGCCTAAACTCAGGCCTCATGATCAGCCAGTACACCGCAGCATCGTTGGTATCGGAAAATAAGGTTTTAGCACACCCGGCCAGCGTTGATTCCATCCCTTCCTCGGCAAACCAGGAAGACCATGTTAGCATGGGTACTATAGCGGCAAGAAAGGCCATGAAGATAGTGGAGAACACCCAAAATGTGCTGGCCATCGAGCTTTTATGTGCAACACAGGCTATAGATTTGAGAAGAGCAAAGATGGGTCGCTCTACAAAACTTGGCAAAGGGACCCAGATCGTATATGAATTGGTGAGAAAACAAGTGCCCCAAATAGAAGAAGACAGAGTATTGAGTGAGGATGTTAAAACCCTGGCAAAGTTGGTAGATAGTGGGCAATTGGCTAGAGCCGTAGAAGAATGGATAGGTGAATTGAGATAACCCTGGCAAAATTGCCGGACAATTTTTTTATAACAGACTTAAGGAGGAAGCTTATGAAACTAAATTTCATCAAAATGAGTCCCTGCCAAAATACCACTGTATTCATCACAGAATATTGCCCAAAGGAATATTATATTGCAGTTGCCAGGGAAGTAATGAACTATGACAGTTTATGTGCCGAACAGGTGGGGTTTATCGTACCGCCTAAAAACGCAGATTCGGTTTTGGGCATGGAGATGGCCGGAGGTGAATTTTGTGGCAACGCCAGCCTTTGCGCAGCCGTCTATGTGAGATATAGTGGAATTTATGAAAAAGATGATTTCTTTATAGATGTGTCAGGTGCAAGTGACCCTTTAAGATGTCATGTGGAGGAAAAATCCAATTATGTTTATAGCGCAGAATGTGAGATGCCTTTTCCCATTTCGGTTAAAGATGCAAAGATTGAAATTAACAAGAAAAAGATAAAAGGGAGTATCATAGATTTTAAGGGAATATCACATTTTATATTTAAATCATGGCGCGATTTTAATGATTATGATAAAGTTATGGATCTCATTAAATCAAAAATCGAATCTGATGCCATCGGTATTGTCCCGTACATTGAACTGGGGAAAGGTGAATACGAGATAAAGCCTTATGTCTATGTTAGGTCCACCCAAAGCCACGTTTTTGAAAAAGGTTGTGGTTCGGGGAGCATGGCATTGGGGGTATACCTAAAAAAATATATGGGTTTAAGAGGTAAAATCGGGGTAATGCAGCCGGGAGGTACTATAGGTGTTGAAGTAGGAGATAAAAACTTTATATCTAGCGATGTTAAGATAACTTGTGAGGGGTCTATATTGATATAAATAGACAAGTAATAAAAATAATATTAGCAAAAATATGCTGTTTTAATATTATTTTATATGAAGGATTTGCAAGATTTTTTATTTAATATATAATCCAGTTCATTATTTTATTAAAAAAATATAAAATTTGGAGGGATTTATATGGATAGGTCCAAAGCTGCGTGGAAGTTTGTTGTTTACAGTGTTATCGGATTTTTTATGTTCTTTATCCCTATCAAGCTTAATGGAAGTTCTTCTATTCCTCTTGATCATGTGGTTACAGGGTTAAGGCAAGCTCTTCCTGGACTCGCACTACTTTACGGTCTTATTGTTACAATCATCGGCGGTGTAATGCCATGGCTCAATGGGACTTGGAAAAAATCCACGGTAGATAGGGTATTTTCGGTGTTCAAGGTTGCGGGCATTGTTATAGCCTTTATGGTATATTTAAAGATAGGGCCCGCATGGATGATGGACCCGGATATGGGGCCGTTTCTTTTCAATAAATTGGTGGTACCGGTGGGTATGATAGTACCAATAGGGTCCGTATTCCTGGCTTTTTTGGTTAGCTATGGCCTTATGGAATTTGTGGGAACCCTCTTAAGACCAGTAATGCGAACTATTTGGAAAACACCTGGAAGATCTGCGGTAGATGCCGTTGCATCTTTCGTTGGAAGTTATTCGATAGCTTTATTGATAACAAATAAAGTGTTCAAAGAAGGTAAATATACTATCAAAGAAGCGGCCATAATTGCTACCGGATTTTCCACGGTTTCTGCAACCTTTATGATAATAGTAGCAAAGACCCTTAAAATAATGGATATGTGGAATATGTATTTCTGGGCAACTCTTGTTATTACATTCGTAGTAACTGCCATTACCGCCCGCTTGTGGCCGCTGGCTGCCAAGTCAAATGAATATGTGGGTGAAGCCTCTCCTGAAAAAGAGGAAAAAGGCAACCTTTTAGCTAGGGCGTGGGATGAAGCCCTAAAAGTGGCCGATGTAGCTCCAGGGATTTGGGAT from Biomaibacter acetigenes includes these protein-coding regions:
- the hutH gene encoding histidine ammonia-lyase; amino-acid sequence: MIVNGENLTIQDIVKVAVMGEKVQLSPESIQKIQKSREYVEQIIQKDDIVYGVTTGFGKFCNVVISPEDTRKLQLNLIRSHSVGIGEYFPEEVVRAMMLLRINALAKGYSGIRLSTLQTLLDMLNKGVIPRVPSQGSLGASGDLVPLAHMVLVMIGEGEAVYKGEVLPGEKVMEIAGIKPISLEAKEGLALINGTQAMSAVGSLALAKAVNLSKTADICGALNLEALNGIIDAFDEKVQAVRPHSGQKLCAANIKKLLEGSEFITRQGEFKVQDAYVLRCMPQVHGAVKDALSHVKNVIEIEINSATDNPLIFPDDGRVISGGNFHGEPVAINMDYMGIAVSELASISERRIERLVNPNLNEGLPAFLTGNGGLNSGLMISQYTAASLVSENKVLAHPASVDSIPSSANQEDHVSMGTIAARKAMKIVENTQNVLAIELLCATQAIDLRRAKMGRSTKLGKGTQIVYELVRKQVPQIEEDRVLSEDVKTLAKLVDSGQLARAVEEWIGELR
- a CDS encoding YjiH family protein, which produces MDRSKAAWKFVVYSVIGFFMFFIPIKLNGSSSIPLDHVVTGLRQALPGLALLYGLIVTIIGGVMPWLNGTWKKSTVDRVFSVFKVAGIVIAFMVYLKIGPAWMMDPDMGPFLFNKLVVPVGMIVPIGSVFLAFLVSYGLMEFVGTLLRPVMRTIWKTPGRSAVDAVASFVGSYSIALLITNKVFKEGKYTIKEAAIIATGFSTVSATFMIIVAKTLKIMDMWNMYFWATLVITFVVTAITARLWPLAAKSNEYVGEASPEKEEKGNLLARAWDEALKVADVAPGIWDNIVKNIKDGFRMATSILPTIMSIGLLGLVLAEFTPIFDWIGWIYYPFTALLRIPEPFLAAKASAVEVAEMFLPALLTVSAPLATKFVVAVVSVSAILFFSASIPCILSTEIPLTISEIMVIWIERTILSIIFAGVLAMILF